TCGACCTCGATCAGGCTACTCATGGGATGCTCCCTACACTGGATGTCTCCTCGTCCTCAGCCGCTCCCCCATCCGCCCCGCCTTCAGGAGCGGCGAAGATCTCCACCATCGCCGACATGCCAATGCACAGCGGCGGCTCCTCGTCCAATGCCACAATCGCCTGGAACAACTGCCCGCCCCTCACGACCGTCTCGTCGCCCCTGGGGCGCACCCACCAGTCAAGCTCGGGCCAGGCCACGACGTCCGCGACGCGCCCGCTCAATCTGCGCTTGGGCACCCCCGCAAGGCTGACGAGCGCCGGCGCCCCTCTCTGCACCTTGAAGAAATCCGACTCGTCCAGCAAGGCGTGGACCTTCAGCTGAGTGTCGTCGGCGACGCCCATGAGGTACCTGCCCTTCTGCACCTCCTCACCGTCTTCCACAAAGCGATCAACGACCAGCCCCGACACGGGCGACATCACGTCTGCCTGAACCGACCGTTCGACTCGCCTGCGGGCGCCCTCGCGAAATGCGGCGAGGCCGGCCTCCGCGGCCTTCATCGATGCCCTGGCGACCTCCAGGTTCACCTCCGCCAGGACCTCCAACTCCTGAAGGGAAGCGCGCGCCACTTCGAGGGCGGAACGTGCGACAGCGCGCTCCGCCTCCGTCGCGCCGGCCAGCACGCGGTCATGCCGTGCGACCTTTGACTGGAGGATACAGAGCGCGTACGCCAATGCCGCCGTCCAGCTGCTTGCAGAACTGCCCACAGATCAGCAACCAGAAGCCCTCCGCTAACGCGTCCGGCTAGCAGGGGACAACCCTCCGACTTCGCCCTGCGCAGCGGGCGAACGCGATGTCTGCGCCGCGGGCTCCGGCCGGTCACTGCGGTGAGGCACTCGGCTGTCGGCAGTGGGAAGGATCTCAACCACGGCGGACATTCCAATGCATATTGGGGGATCCTCCTCAAGTTCAACTGTCGCCCTGAAGAGCCTACCTGCTCGGCCTTTCAACGAATCGGCGCCCGGTCGGTACCATGGCGGCGTGCCGAGCCAGTCCGTAATGGCAGACACGCGGCCGTGGAAGACCTCGTCGGGCAGGGCGGCCAGGCGAACGGACGCGCGGTCCCCGATCGCCAGGCGAAAGAAACCAGACTCGTCCATCATCGCATGCACGCATCCCCTCTCCATTTGGGCGACGCGCATCAACCACCAGCCCGCCTGGACTTCTTCCCCTTGCTGCACATAGAGGTCGCACACGATTCCCGTCGCGGGCGATTTCACAACTGCCAAGGCCGCTCTCTGACGGTGCCGGTCAACTTCGCGCCGGAACGCAGCAAGCCGTGCGGCGGCAACCTTCGCCTGAGCCGCCGCAACGCGAGTGTCCGCCTGAACGCGGGCGTCCACTTGCTGGAGCTCAGTGCGCGCACGCTTCAGGTTGGCCTCGGCAACGGCGATCTCGACTGCAGGAGCGCCCCGTGCAACTCGGGCCAGCGCGGCGGACGCAGCTACTTCGTGCGCTGCGCTCACGGCTTCTGCCAACTCACGCTGCTCGACATCCACAGCGGAAATGAGACCTGGGCCAAGCATGTCCCGGCTCGCGGCGAGGCGGTCACAGTCATCTTGGAGTTCCCGTTGGGACTCCACAAGCTCGTTCTCCGCCCTGATCCGTTCGGACGCGAGGGGGCGGGACGTCACCCGCTCCAGCGCGAGTTCCTGCAGAGCCACGTCCGTTTCCGCCGCGCGGCGCAGGAGCGGGGCAGACTGATCCCGGAGTTGCTGCTCGAGTTCAGCCGCACGCAGCAACCCCGTCAGGCGTCGTAGTTCGCTCTCGTCCTCGCTACGCCAGTCTTCCTCCAGTCCAGCCTCGACGCGCGCCACGACGTCGCCGGCCTGGACGAGGGTTCCCTCCTCGACGACCTCCGTGACCCGTCCCGAAAAGGGCGCGGTGACAGCGCGCTCCGACTCCCCCGCCAGGAGGCCGGACAGAACGATGGCATCCGGACGCAGAGAGGATGCGTCATCAGCACTGCGTGAAATGCCTGGCCGGCCCCGCGAGGCGCCCGTGCTGCCGGCCTCACGGTCCGGCCCGCCCGACGCAGGGGAGATCCACCCGACGGCAGCCATGCCGGGACGGGCGCGTGCACCCGCGTCCCTCACGACGATGATAACGGTGCCGCACGGCGTGCCGCCCCCGCCGCCGGTCTCCGGATGCGCGAGCCGGCTCGCTCGCACGACGGGGAGCACAGTCTCCACTTCGCCCTTGCAGGTCAACCCGGGGATGGCGCGGAATCTCACCTCTGCCTCGTCGCCTCGGGTGATCGCTAGGAGGTCCTGTTCTGCGACCTCGGCCCTGACACGGAGGCCGTCGCCACCGACAACGGAAGCGACCGGTTGGCCACCGTAGACGGGCGTTCCGGGTGAGACCCTCCCGTCCGTCCCCAGCCCGTACGCAACATCCCAGTTGTCGCCGTGGCGCACACGCCCGGGCGCAGGCGCGCGGATCGTCAGGGCCTCCACCTTCCTTTCCAGGACGGCCAGCTGCTTCGTGGCCTGCGCCAACTCCTCCAGCTGCGCCACCTCGCAGAGCACGTGCCGCCTCTGCGTCTCGACTTCGTACCGGACCTCCGCGATCTCCAGGTCCAGGGCCGCCCGCTGGGCCTCGAGTGCCGCCTGCCGTGCGGCGAAGGAGGCGCCCTCTCCCTCGACCTCTTGCAGCACCTGTCGGAGGCAGTCGCTGTGGGATGCAAGTCGGAGGGTCTCACGCTGCGCGTCTGTCATGTCCCGGTCCGAACAGACCCCCGCCTCCTGTGACTCGGAGAGAATCCCGAGCCTCAGCTCCGCGAACCGGCAGCGGGCCTCATTGGATTCGAGATGGAGCTTGGCCAGACGTTGGTCCTCGTCGGTCGGCATCGCCTTGAGCAGCGCCAGCCGGTCGTTCGCCTGCTGAACCCTCATCCGAGCCGTGCTGCACTCGGCGCGAAGCCGGGCGAATGCGGCGCTTGCGTCCGCCCCGACCTTCTGCGACTTGGCATCCAGAACCTGCAGTTGGTGTTGGCTGATCGAGCGCTCCTCCATGAGGTACGGGGCATCCAGGAGCACAATAGCGTCCCCCTCCTCCACAGGAGCCCACTCGGGCACCATCGTGTGCACGACCGGCACATGCATCCGGTTGATGTGTATGGTGCACAATGCGTCCTTCGACAGCATCGGCTCGGCAACGCCCTCGAAAGCAATGCGAGTAGCGGCCCCCGCAGACGGAGGCGAGGGTCCCGTCGCATCTGCGGCCAGCCCGAGGCCGAAGGCAGACGCCGCCCACGCCAGCAACGCCACGCCGCAGGTCACCGAACCCACTGCCCTCTTGTGATCTGTCCACACAGACACGCCGCTACCCCTCGGGAAGCAAACGGACCCACTGGCCGGTGGTGAGGCCGGACTTCACGACGGCGAAGGTTCCGTCGGTCGCCAACAGCTCGATCGCCGTCACCCGGGCACGGTCACCATCGAGGACGGTGACCGTCCCGCCGCGGACGCATGCCTGCGGGATGACGAGCGCGCTCGGCACCCCAGCCACCGTGACCTCCGCCCGACCGCCCATTCCTGGCTGGACGCCGGCCGGCGCAGAAGCAAGCTCGATGTCGACCTCCAGGAAGCGCATGCCGGGCACCCCTTCCTCCTCGACCAGGGCACTGCCCACGCTCACAACCGTTCCCTCCAGCGGCTGCCGCGGGAGCGACAGCAGGCAAACCCGGGCGCTCTGGCCTGCCTCGATGAGCTGGGAATCACACTCCCGGGCTCTGGCGCTGAACAGGAGCGTGGACGTGTCCGCAAGCTGCACAAGCGCCCTGCCCCGACGCGCTCCCTCCCCGAGGGCGGCCCTTCGGCCGCCAGGCGCGAAGACCGTCCCGTCGTGCGGGGCCTCGATCCTCGTTCCGGCCAAGTCCTCGCGCAGTCCTGCCAGCTTGGCCCGCAGGCGTTCGAGGTCCTCCCTCGCGGAGGCAACGGCCACCTCAGCCTGTCGGGCGCGCCCCTCGCTGCTTCCGCGAGCTTCTTCCAGCGAGGCCCGCACGCCTGCCAGTTCCGCCCGGGCGGCGTCCAGGTCCTCCTGGCCTGCTCCCTCCTGCACCAGGTCGAGCAAGCCCCGGGTCTTCTGTTGCTCCAGCGCCGCAGTGTAATGCGCGAGTTCGGCTTCCCTGAGTTCACGTTGGCTCAGAACGCCGTCGTCGAACAGGATCCGCGAGATCTCCCGCCAGCGTTCTGCATAGGCGCACCTGGCCGATGCCTCGTCCAGTGCGGCTTGTGCCGATGCCAGGTCCTCAGCGAACGGCCGGCCCTCCACCATCGCCAGCCGCGCCTCGGCCACGGTCAGGTCCGCTTCCAGGTTCTCTATGTTGGCGCCGATTCCCCATTTGGTCCTCTCGGAGGCGGCTTCAGCGGCGGCCAGTTCGGCTTCCGCTGTGTTGATCTCGCCCACAACGTCCTCGACCTGACTCTCCAGAGACGTCGGATCCAACCGGACGATCACGTCGCCCGCCTTGACCGCGGCCCCTTCGGGAGCCATGTAGGTGATGACGGGCCCTGACAGCGGGCTCGTGATCTGCGTCGCCTCGGCCGCGCGCAGGTCCCCGACGCACTGAACAACGTGCTCGAAGTCGCGCAGACGCGCCTGACTGGCAAGGGGGCCCCCGGCGGGTTGCTGCGGCTGCACGCCCACTGCACCCACAGCGCACAGGGCCAGCGCACAGGCAACCGGCGTGCGCCTGCGCCGTGCGAAGCGGCTCCCTGTCGGTTCAGTCCGCATCGTCGGCCGCTCCCGATATGGACTCCTTGTCTGTGCTCCGAGCATAGCCCGTCATCTCGGGCAGAACGTCGCTGGCCTCCATGTCCTCGGGCAGGCCAAACGCAATATCGACTCGACCGCACTGGACGCCGGACGCCCGCTTTGTCTGGCCGTCCCGACTCAGGACCTCCTCCCGGTCCTGCAGGATGGGCATGACGCCGAGAACGGTCCCCTGGAAGACCCGCCCCGGAAAGCACAGGAGTTCGATGCTCATCTCCATCCCCGGCTTGAACCGGGAGACATACGGCTCCTCCACAACGGCGTGGAACACAAGGGACGTCAGATCGGCAACGTAGCCGACGTTCACGCCTGCGACCGAGTCGCCGTCGCTGAGGCGGGCCTCCGTGTACTGAACGCTCTCGCAGAACACGACGTGCCCGGATCCGGGCGACCGGACAACGCGCGCCTCGTACTGCTCCTTGAACAAGCTCAAGAGATGCGACACGCGCGCCAGCGACACCTCGGTCTTGACCACAGCGGTCTCCTGCTGTGCCGCCGACAGTTCCCCCTCTGTACGCATCGCGTCGAGGTCGCTGCGCAGGCGCCGAACAGCACGCTCCGCCTTACCGAGCTCCGGGGCGTGGGTCCTGTTCTGCATCTGCGCCAACCGCAGGTTCTCCTCCTCAACCGCGAGCCCGGCGAGCACCGCCGCCAGCTCCAGCTCCTCAAGCCTGGCCTGTGAGTCGACCGCCGCCTCGCGAACAGCGAGCAGCCGGGCCAGGGCGATCTCGTGTTCCGCCTCCGCCCTGCGGACACGGGCCTCCGCCATCTCCGTCGCCGAAGAGGACGGGCGAGCCCGAAGCTGGGCCACGCGGAGTTCAGCAATGCGCAGGCGGAGGCCGGCCTCGTGCAACGCGTCCCGGTGCAGACGCGCGTCCTCCTCGCCCTTGAGCCTGGCCATGGCCAGTTCGGTCTCCAGCACTGTCGGGCCGTCTTCCCTTGTGCGGAGCAGCTCACGGGCAGCGTCGCCCGTGCACCGGACGATGACATCCCCTTCCTCGACCCGCTCATACTGGTCCGCGATGTCGGTGACGTGGCCGCCGGCCCACGGCAGGAAGATCCAGGCCTTGTCCTGGGCATCGACGCACCCGGGAAGCCGCAGGAAAGGAGGGTCGCCGGTCGGTCGCTCGCCATCGGTCCCCCCGGCAGGACCGGCGTCGCCGCCTGACACGGGCAAGACCACGTCCGCCGTGCCGCTGAGGCCGGGCATCAAACCGTCGGGCACCTCGCTGAGCGACACGACGATGTCGAAGAACTTGGGCCTGACCGCCTCCAGTTCGCGGGCCACGGAGAACCCCGACGGCTGGGTTGTCAGTGGGATGTCGACGTCTGCCACCTTGCCAGACAGCACGACACCGGGCAGGGCACTCAGACGGACCTCCGCCGCTTGCCCGGCTTGCAGGCGGCCGAGAAATGCCTCGCTTGCCTTCGCTCGGAAGCAGAAGGACTCACCCCCGATCAAGGCAGCCACGCGCTGGGACAGCTGGATCTCCGTCCCCGGCGCTACCTTCTCAGTTCCCCCACCGCCGGGAAGCCGTGCGTAGACGACGACGCCGTCGCTTGGAGCGCAGTGCGTAGTGCTGCTGAGGTTCCGCTTCGCCAGATCCAGTCGGCTCTGCGCCCGCTCGCACAGCGTGCGGCTGAACCGAACGCCGATCTCCGCCCGAGCGACCTGGTGTTCGGCCGCCGCAACAGCGGCGTCTGCCTTCGCTGCAGCGATCTCCTCCTCCAGTCGGGCGATGGCGAGTTCGTCGGGGTCAGCCCCGCGCTGCACACGGGCCAAGTCGGCCTCCGCACATGCCCACTCAGCCGACGCGATGTCGCGTGAAAGACGTGCGAGCGTCTTGGCCAGTTCGGACGTCCCGTGTTCCTCCGCAAGCTCCAGAACCGCCGCATACTGCCGCTCGGCCTCCTGCAGCATGGCCTTGCGTGCGGCGAATGTCGACTCTGCCCGGAGCAGGTCCGCACGGGTGGGCAGTGACTCCAGGTGAGCGATGCGAGCCCGGCAGAGCGCTAGGTCAGCATCTGTGCGCCCCCGCGCGACCTCCAGTTCGCCCTGACGCGTGGCGCGCTGCAACTGGGCGGACTCCAAGTTGAGTTCCGCCTTCTTGAGTGCGGACTCGGCAGCCTTCAGAGCTCTCCCGAACTTGGTCTGATCGACCTGGAACAGGAAGTCGCCCTCCTTGACGTGCGACCCCTCTGGGACGATCTTGTCGATCACAGTACTCTGATACTCCCAGTCGCATGTTCGACAGCCCACCCACACGGCGTCTGTGGCCTCTAACACGCCGGCCAACGCAACGACCTCGGAGGAAGCGGCAGGGCGGACGGACGCGGCAGTCCCGGCATGGGGGTCTGATGACTGGGCCCCCATGACCATGGCCAGGCAGCACAGGCCCGGAGCAAGCACGGAACCCAGCGCCAGCCACGCTGCCCTTGCCCGCACTCCCATCGACACCATCTCCGGGCCTCCTACTCGGCCAGCAGGGCCACTGTCTCGCCGGCCTCCAGCCCCAACGTCACGGCGAAGTGGTCCTCGTCCATCAGGTGCCCTTCCAGTTCGCGCGGACGCCACGCGCCCCCGGCCTTCACCAGAACCCACGCTCCGTCCGACGCAATCGCCACGCACGCCCGCGGCAGGACGAGACGTTGGGCCGGGGCCCCAACCTGCAGGGCAGCCCTACCGTTCATCCCTGCGCGGACATCGGCACCGCCGACGGTGCTGATGGTCACGTCGTAGAGCCCAACCCCTGTCCGCTCCCACGACTCCTCCTGGCCGAAGAACTGCCGTTCCGCCAGGTCGCGGGTTGTCAGGGCCACGGACGTCACCGTGCCGGCCAGCGGCCGCCCGCCCAGAGCAGACAGGTACACTGTCGCCGGTTGTCCCACGGAGAGGCGAGCCACATCGCGCTCGGCGGCGGACGCAACGAACACAACGCTGCCAGGATCAACAATCGTCACTATGGGAGAGACACAGAGCGTGTTCAGGCCCGGTCGTGCCTTCCCGCCCTTGTAGGTCGCGGGCCAACAGGTGACACCTGAGCGGTCCGCCTCGATCCGCAAGCTCGCCCGTCTCTTCGCCCACACGACTGCAGCCGCTTCTGCCGACCCGGCTGCTGCCTCAGCCACGGCCACGTCAGCACTCAGGCTCTCCTGCTCGCCAGCCAGAGCGTCCCGAGCTGCGGCCAGTGCCGCCTCTGCCTCCTCAACCTGGCCGCGCGCCGCCAGCAGGTCCTCACCCGACGCGCCTCGCAGAGTCTTCTGCAATGTCAACTCCGCCTCGTCCCAGTCGTAGCCGGCCAACGTGAGCTTGTGACGGATTGCCTCCTCGTCACAGCCCGCACGCGCATCGCTGGGAAGTGCCGCCAGCCTCGCGAGCGACTTGGCGAAGCTCTGGGATCTCAGGCGTGCCTTCTTGACGGCCACCTGCACGAGCGCCACTGCCTCGGGGGAGGGACCAGCCTCCAAGTCGCTCAGGTACGCCCGGGCTTCTTCCAGATCTTCCTCCGCCTTGCGCAATGCGTCCTCCGCCCGGTGCCTTGCAGCCGCGGCCCTCGCCTGAGCGATCCGCAGATCGGCCTGCGCCTCCCTGGCACGGTACGGTGCCTCCTCAACGCTGAGGAAGAACCATATGTAACTTCCCAGCACCGCTACCAGGTCCCCGGGCGCGACCACTTCTCCCTCGGGAATCAGCCACCGAATGCTCATCCACGTCGCATCACTGGATAGCACGTTCTGCTTCTGCGTCGCGACGGTCTCCCCAGGCAGCACGACAACTGGCGCAACGTCTGTGGCCTGCACGCGCACCTGGACCCCACTTGGCACAAGCCTGGGAGATCGCGACGCCTCCCGACCGCCCCCCCCAACAACCTGCACTGGCAGAGACGCAATGGCCGACGCTAGCCAACCAGCGACTACGAGCACACCCACACCCACAACAACACCTGCGCACTTCGGGGTGATTGCCATGCCAACAGCGCCCCTGGATCGGAGGGTCACACAAAGATGGAGTTCTGGAACGTACTACAACGACCCTACGGCTGCCATCCAGATATGGAGCGTCATTATAGTGGTTTCCCCCACTCTGTCAACCCGTGTGATCCCTGACTCGTCCCCAGTTTGCGGGACAGATGGGGCGGAGATTTGCGGAGGACTTAAGTCTTTGCTCTGCAATGTCTTGAAGGGTTTACTGTACATGGAAGAGCGCCTTCCTCTACGAAGTTTTTGTCAACATGTCCCCAGTGGGAGGAACTTCAATGGACAGAAGGCGCTCTCTGGCGGCCATGATTGGACGGCATTTCGCTCCCTGGCGCAAGAGCCGACGCACGACGCTGACCGCGTTGGTCTTCGGATTACTGATGGGCCGGCGGCTGGGGCTGGCCGCCATCGCCCGCCGGATGGCCGGTCCGGTCAGCGTGCGCCACAAGATCAAGCGGATCGGTCGCTTTGCCGGCAATGGCGGCGTGCGCAGCGAGGAGATCGAGTTCGCCGGCGCCCGCGGTGAGGATGCGCAGTCCTTGCTCCGCCCTATCGAGCTTCAGCTTCGCAAGCGAGACCCCGTGCTCGCAGATCGCCAGTTCCTCCCCGGTGGCAACCGTGCCGGACTCGACCAGGCCCCGCTGCCTTGCGAGCCGCTTCCTCGCCGCATCGAGCTCGACGCGGGCCGCCTGCACCGACAACTCGGCCAGCGCGACGTCGGACGGATCGGGGCCTTGCGCAAGCGTCTCCAGACGGTGCTCGGCCTGATCCAGGCGCCACTTCGCACGCAACGTCTTCCGGCGACGGTCGGCCGCCTCAAGGTCGGTCTCGGCACGCAACGCGGCCTCGTCCGCACGGTTGCGGGGTACGCGCCAGACTTCGTGCTGCGTCCCCAGGCCGAAGCCGTAGTTGTCGACGGTCGCGACGAGATCTCCCTCGTTAACGAATGCCCCCTCGGCAGCGAGCCAGCTTATGCCGGTGTACTGTCGGTAGCTGCTGATGACGTCCCGTGACTTCGTCGAGACGAGACGACCGGACAGCTCCAAAGTCGGCACGAACGCGCGGCGCTCCACGACTACACTCAGGCCGCTTGGCGTGAGCCGCGGAGGCGCGCTGAGGTCCTCCGCGCCCCAGGCAAGCCTCGTAGCGTGCACGCACACGAGGAGCGCGACCGCCCGCACGACTCGCCGGCTATCCACAGGCAACACGGGCCGCCCTCGCAGGAAGCAGGAAGACACGCCGTCCTCAGGCATGAGCGGCCGGCACCCACGCTCCGGCCGCAGGCATTATGGCCGCACCCGGCACCATCGTCAACACACATTCGGCCGCCTGCACATCCACGCCGCCGCTTGGGCGGGCGCCGCGTCCCCTGCCGGCGGGGATCCGCACGCGCCGCCAGACGATCAGCGGCGGACGGACAGCAGGTCGTTCTGCGCGTTGCGCGCGTAGGTCGTCACCCAGGTGAGGGGGCCGTCCCCGCGACGGGCGATGACGGCGAGCAGCTCGGTCGCGCCCGCCTCGAGCCGGAAGTACCAAGACACCACGCCGCGCGCGCGCCGTCGCGCGCATGCGGGCCGGTATCCGCGTGCGAACAGCTCGTCGCGGGGCACCAGCACAGCACCGAGGAAGAGCGCCAGCGCCTCCTCACCGGACAGGTCCAGGCCCGCCCTGGCGTGCAGCCGGCTCAGGGCGTGTGCCGACACGTCCAGGGTCTCGGCACCGCAGAGCTTGAGGAACCGTGCACCGCTCGTGGCCATCGTACGCCTCCTTCGATCCGGGGCCTCGTTCAGACGTTCTCCCGTCCCAGGCGCGGGGCGGGCCGCTGCAGGGCCAGGGCGGCCTTGAACCGGGCCTTGAGCCGGGCCTCGAGCCGGGCGGCGGCCGGCTCCCACTGGGGCGCAAAGGCGCGAACCGACGCCTGCCCGTCCGACGCCCAGACGGCGTACGCCGGTTCGGGCCGCCGCTCCCCCTCCTGCCGAATGT
This is a stretch of genomic DNA from Candidatus Brocadiaceae bacterium. It encodes these proteins:
- a CDS encoding HlyD family efflux transporter periplasmic adaptor subunit codes for the protein MAYALCILQSKVARHDRVLAGATEAERAVARSALEVARASLQELEVLAEVNLEVARASMKAAEAGLAAFREGARRRVERSVQADVMSPVSGLVVDRFVEDGEEVQKGRYLMGVADDTQLKVHALLDESDFFKVQRGAPALVSLAGVPKRRLSGRVADVVAWPELDWWVRPRGDETVVRGGQLFQAIVALDEEPPLCIGMSAMVEIFAAPEGGADGGAAEDEETSSVGSIP
- a CDS encoding HlyD family efflux transporter periplasmic adaptor subunit; this translates as MGSVTCGVALLAWAASAFGLGLAADATGPSPPSAGAATRIAFEGVAEPMLSKDALCTIHINRMHVPVVHTMVPEWAPVEEGDAIVLLDAPYLMEERSISQHQLQVLDAKSQKVGADASAAFARLRAECSTARMRVQQANDRLALLKAMPTDEDQRLAKLHLESNEARCRFAELRLGILSESQEAGVCSDRDMTDAQRETLRLASHSDCLRQVLQEVEGEGASFAARQAALEAQRAALDLEIAEVRYEVETQRRHVLCEVAQLEELAQATKQLAVLERKVEALTIRAPAPGRVRHGDNWDVAYGLGTDGRVSPGTPVYGGQPVASVVGGDGLRVRAEVAEQDLLAITRGDEAEVRFRAIPGLTCKGEVETVLPVVRASRLAHPETGGGGGTPCGTVIIVVRDAGARARPGMAAVGWISPASGGPDREAGSTGASRGRPGISRSADDASSLRPDAIVLSGLLAGESERAVTAPFSGRVTEVVEEGTLVQAGDVVARVEAGLEEDWRSEDESELRRLTGLLRAAELEQQLRDQSAPLLRRAAETDVALQELALERVTSRPLASERIRAENELVESQRELQDDCDRLAASRDMLGPGLISAVDVEQRELAEAVSAAHEVAASAALARVARGAPAVEIAVAEANLKRARTELQQVDARVQADTRVAAAQAKVAAARLAAFRREVDRHRQRAALAVVKSPATGIVCDLYVQQGEEVQAGWWLMRVAQMERGCVHAMMDESGFFRLAIGDRASVRLAALPDEVFHGRVSAITDWLGTPPWYRPGADSLKGRAGRLFRATVELEEDPPICIGMSAVVEILPTADSRVPHRSDRPEPAAQTSRSPAAQGEVGGLSPASRTR
- a CDS encoding HlyD family efflux transporter periplasmic adaptor subunit: MRTEPTGSRFARRRRTPVACALALCAVGAVGVQPQQPAGGPLASQARLRDFEHVVQCVGDLRAAEATQITSPLSGPVITYMAPEGAAVKAGDVIVRLDPTSLESQVEDVVGEINTAEAELAAAEAASERTKWGIGANIENLEADLTVAEARLAMVEGRPFAEDLASAQAALDEASARCAYAERWREISRILFDDGVLSQRELREAELAHYTAALEQQKTRGLLDLVQEGAGQEDLDAARAELAGVRASLEEARGSSEGRARQAEVAVASAREDLERLRAKLAGLREDLAGTRIEAPHDGTVFAPGGRRAALGEGARRGRALVQLADTSTLLFSARARECDSQLIEAGQSARVCLLSLPRQPLEGTVVSVGSALVEEEGVPGMRFLEVDIELASAPAGVQPGMGGRAEVTVAGVPSALVIPQACVRGGTVTVLDGDRARVTAIELLATDGTFAVVKSGLTTGQWVRLLPEG